In one Brevibacterium sp. CBA3109 genomic region, the following are encoded:
- a CDS encoding CynX/NimT family MFS transporter, which yields MNQPDPSVARRMLPWVVVGIVVLAINLRAPIIAPTAVLGDIQDDTGLSAAGVGLLTGLPVLLFALVTPIAGKTIGRFGAEAAVLSCLTGVLLGTVLRSLGPPWLVLVGTGIIGFAITLGNIAVPVIIRREVPWSQVSMVTGLYSATMNVGSMITLLGTGPLAAAVGWRWAVAIWGGMAVLGLAYWLFAIRLRIRRNAIVAAAAETPPTPAPTPERRPWREAPPEFRAIIALLVVTFSGQSIAYYTTTTWLPSILADTGGLSATASGGTASLFQIAAILGAFGVPLLAARTRPWVPVAIIAALWLSLPVGLLLAPSSFVLWSITGGIAQGGGFTAIFSIIARTAGSDRETASASARVQGGGYLAATLAPPFAGWLGNVTDGWTAPILLILAATLAFTITGLLAVRISGRFRGGGPATRREVLDE from the coding sequence GTGAACCAGCCGGACCCGTCCGTGGCCCGGCGGATGCTGCCCTGGGTGGTCGTGGGCATCGTCGTTCTGGCGATCAACCTGCGGGCACCGATCATCGCTCCGACGGCCGTCCTCGGTGACATTCAGGACGACACCGGGCTGAGCGCGGCTGGGGTGGGACTCCTCACGGGCCTGCCGGTGCTTCTGTTCGCCCTCGTCACCCCTATCGCGGGTAAGACCATCGGACGCTTCGGCGCGGAGGCGGCCGTGCTGTCCTGCCTCACCGGTGTGCTGCTGGGAACGGTGCTGCGCTCGCTCGGGCCGCCCTGGCTCGTGCTCGTGGGCACCGGAATCATCGGTTTCGCCATCACTTTGGGCAATATCGCGGTCCCGGTGATCATCCGACGCGAGGTCCCCTGGAGCCAGGTGTCGATGGTGACCGGCCTGTATTCGGCCACCATGAATGTCGGGTCCATGATCACCCTTCTCGGCACCGGTCCCTTGGCCGCAGCCGTCGGGTGGCGGTGGGCCGTGGCCATCTGGGGCGGAATGGCCGTGCTCGGACTCGCCTACTGGCTGTTCGCGATCCGGCTGCGGATCCGACGCAACGCGATCGTCGCAGCCGCGGCCGAAACGCCGCCGACGCCCGCACCCACACCGGAACGTCGCCCGTGGCGGGAGGCCCCGCCCGAATTCCGCGCCATCATCGCACTGCTCGTGGTCACTTTCAGCGGACAGTCGATCGCCTACTACACGACCACAACGTGGCTGCCGTCGATCCTGGCAGACACCGGAGGGCTGAGCGCGACAGCCTCGGGCGGCACTGCCTCGCTGTTCCAGATCGCGGCCATCCTCGGCGCATTCGGAGTGCCGCTGCTGGCGGCCCGCACCCGACCCTGGGTGCCGGTGGCGATCATCGCCGCACTGTGGCTCTCGCTGCCTGTCGGACTGCTGCTGGCTCCCAGCTCGTTCGTGCTGTGGTCGATCACCGGCGGAATCGCCCAGGGCGGCGGATTCACCGCAATCTTCTCCATCATCGCCCGCACAGCGGGAAGTGACCGGGAGACAGCTTCGGCCTCGGCCCGGGTGCAGGGTGGCGGCTACCTCGCCGCCACCCTGGCTCCGCCGTTCGCGGGCTGGCTGGGCAACGTCACCGATGGGTGGACGGCCCCGATCCTGCTCATCCTCGCCGCGACTCTGGCGTTTACGATCACCGGTCTGCTGGCGGTTCGGATCTCCGGGCGTTTCCGGGGCGGTGGACCGGCCACGAGGCGTGAAGTTCTGGATGAATGA
- a CDS encoding peptidylprolyl isomerase yields the protein MTTASTHTAVLHTNHGDITINLFGNHAPKTVANFVELAKGEREFTDPATGEPTKRPFYDGLNFHRIISDFMIQGGCPLGTGTGGPGYTFDDEIHPELQFDRKYLLAMANAGKQMGRGTNGSQFFITTAETPWLNGKHTIFGEAADEASQKVVDEINNVRTAAMDKPVEPVVLESVEING from the coding sequence ATGACTACAGCTTCTACGCACACAGCAGTCCTGCACACCAACCACGGTGACATCACCATCAACCTCTTCGGCAACCACGCGCCGAAGACTGTTGCCAACTTCGTGGAGCTGGCCAAGGGTGAGCGTGAATTCACCGATCCTGCCACCGGCGAACCCACCAAGCGCCCCTTCTATGACGGCCTCAACTTCCACCGCATCATCTCGGACTTCATGATCCAGGGCGGCTGCCCGCTGGGCACCGGCACCGGCGGCCCCGGCTACACCTTCGATGATGAGATCCACCCGGAACTCCAGTTCGATCGCAAGTACCTGTTGGCCATGGCCAACGCCGGCAAGCAGATGGGACGCGGCACCAACGGTTCGCAGTTCTTCATCACGACCGCCGAGACCCCATGGCTCAACGGCAAGCACACCATCTTCGGCGAGGCCGCTGACGAAGCCTCGCAGAAGGTCGTCGACGAGATCAACAATGTCCGCACCGCTGCCATGGACAAGCCAGTCGAACCAGTCGTTCTGGAATCGGTCGAAATCAACGGCTGA
- a CDS encoding rhomboid family intramembrane serine protease produces the protein MDTPQEGSARETGRALSVSPPLVTSTIMVLTGLVFLAQLLPSLDLIHRLSFVPALTSEQPWRVLTVALVHEQPSPFHLLANMIGLFFFGSFVERALGRWRFLVLYLLGTIGGSAMVLILAKPFSLDWVTNNIGASGAVFAIIGVLLVPTRTLDRNITGVVLFVALNFGYGLLVAGVSWQAHLGGLITGFVLGCGALLVPKKQSTLVFGLTALGLLLVMLAAGAWQINEAWRIAAV, from the coding sequence ATGGACACACCACAGGAGGGCTCGGCACGGGAGACCGGCCGGGCCCTTTCTGTGTCTCCACCGCTGGTCACGAGCACGATCATGGTCCTCACTGGCTTAGTCTTCCTCGCCCAACTGCTGCCCAGCCTGGATCTGATCCATCGACTGAGCTTCGTACCCGCACTTACGTCTGAACAGCCGTGGCGGGTTCTGACGGTGGCACTCGTGCACGAACAGCCGTCACCGTTCCATCTCCTGGCCAACATGATCGGACTGTTCTTCTTCGGATCATTCGTCGAGCGAGCCCTGGGCCGCTGGCGATTCCTCGTCCTCTACCTGCTTGGAACGATCGGCGGATCAGCCATGGTCCTGATTCTCGCGAAGCCGTTCTCACTGGATTGGGTGACGAACAACATCGGTGCCTCCGGCGCGGTCTTCGCGATCATCGGCGTGCTGCTGGTGCCGACACGGACGCTCGACCGCAACATCACGGGTGTCGTCCTGTTCGTTGCTCTCAACTTCGGATACGGACTCCTCGTCGCAGGAGTGTCCTGGCAGGCCCACCTCGGCGGGTTGATCACCGGCTTCGTGCTCGGCTGTGGTGCTCTGTTGGTACCGAAGAAGCAATCGACGCTGGTATTTGGACTCACGGCCCTTGGGCTGCTCCTGGTGATGCTTGCCGCTGGTGCCTGGCAGATCAACGAGGCCTGGCGAATCGCGGCTGTGTGA